The DNA segment TCAATTTTGAGAGGAATATCATTCACTTCAACATATTAATCTAGAAATGCAATGGTCAAGTGCCTTAATGTGCTGTTTCTAATTTATTTCTCTACGTTAATTAATCGGAAATCTTTATACTTTTGTATGATTAAAGACTTTACTAGTCGTTCTTTTAATTTTGGGAGGCTTTGCCCACTCAAGAATGTTGTTTGCACCTCCTACAACCAGTTGCaccttctcttttcctttttctattaCAGGATCTTGAATTTTTGCTTGGGCTAGGGTAGTTCCACAATTGGTGGCATGATCAAGATTCACCACAAAGTCATAATCTGTACTTGTATCAGGAGCATAGCCTTTATCCTTTCTTATAATCTTGAGACTCCATTCCAATCCACTTGCCACGTCACCCCATTGGGTTTTGCAAAAATTGTAAGCTTCAATAGCTGGTGGACTGAGTTTTTCTCTTGGTTTAGACAGATGCGAATGAATATTCTTGGCTTCGCTTATTGCTGACTGAATAATGGCAAGTGCAAAGTCTAAGGGTTTTGATGTTGCAGCTGCCATTACCTTTGGATTGCTTTTGAGATAGTTCATGCACAAGACTTTGTTTGTTAATGTTGAGCAAGCTTTGTCAATAAGCGCGGTGGCATTATTGTTGTTGGGCTTTGAAACTAGTGCAGAATTTGAATAAAGAGGAGAAAGCAAGAGGAAGGAAAAGAGAAGGAGAACTTGAACTGTGAATTTGTGCAAACAAGGCATTTTTCGCAAAGGAAGAGAAGAAATTGATTTTGCTTATGTCTCTTTGCGGATAGTTACTTAACCATTTTGACATTGGCCCTGAACTTTTGCTTTCTTTATATAGACGCCTGATCAGTAACAACTATAGAACTGAGTGATTAGGCATTAATTTTGGCCTTCTCTATGGTTCACGTACCTTGAGGATTTTCAATTGTTCTTTGGTTTTTAGGAGTTATTTCGTTCACGAGTAAGGAAGATTTATTTGTTTCAGTGATAATTAGTTAATTGATATCTAACATGTTAAGCTATAAATATACCCAGTGGTAATAAAATGTTTTGGAATTACCAAAAAAAACATATCCAGTTCAAAGTAGTTGAAAAATTTCTAAAATGGAGAAAGATTGAAATGTAAAAATAGAATGCTAATTCTT comes from the Nicotiana sylvestris chromosome 4, ASM39365v2, whole genome shotgun sequence genome and includes:
- the LOC104249865 gene encoding uncharacterized protein, translated to MPCLHKFTVQVLLLFSFLLLSPLYSNSALVSKPNNNNATALIDKACSTLTNKVLCMNYLKSNPKVMAAATSKPLDFALAIIQSAISEAKNIHSHLSKPREKLSPPAIEAYNFCKTQWGDVASGLEWSLKIIRKDKGYAPDTSTDYDFVVNLDHATNCGTTLAQAKIQDPVIEKGKEKVQLVVGGANNILEWAKPPKIKRTTSKVFNHTKV